One region of Microbacterium sp. M28 genomic DNA includes:
- a CDS encoding NUDIX hydrolase, giving the protein MTDIHVSAAIIRDADDRVLVVRKHGTVRFMQPGGKPEQGENPAETLARELEEELGLRVAEADLTPLGEFVSAAANEPGHRVVASAFAMRAEPDQVTVQAELAELRWITPADIETLPLAPLSLEHLLPLAWPGRA; this is encoded by the coding sequence ATGACCGACATCCACGTGAGCGCGGCGATCATCCGCGACGCAGACGACCGCGTCCTGGTCGTGCGCAAGCACGGCACCGTGCGGTTCATGCAGCCGGGTGGCAAGCCGGAACAGGGCGAGAATCCCGCCGAGACCCTCGCCAGGGAACTCGAGGAGGAACTCGGCCTCCGTGTCGCGGAGGCCGATCTCACCCCGCTGGGCGAGTTCGTCTCGGCGGCGGCGAACGAGCCGGGGCACCGCGTCGTCGCATCAGCGTTCGCGATGCGCGCCGAACCCGATCAGGTGACGGTGCAGGCGGAGCTCGCCGAACTCCGCTGGATCACCCCGGCCGACATCGAAACACTGCCGCTGGCGCCGCTCAGCCTGGAGCATCTGCTCCCGCTGGCCTGGCCTGGTCGGGCCTAG
- the nagB gene encoding glucosamine-6-phosphate deaminase, with protein MAEVVIVENKAAAGALVAEEIAALIAARPDAVLGLATGSTPLPVYEALKSRLAGVDVSQVRGFALDEYVGLDPAHPESYRSVITREVVEPLGLDPRRIHVPNGASDGIEHAGPDYEAAIAAAGGVDLQILGIGTDGHIGFNEPGSSFASRTRVKTLTQQTREDNARFFDSIDDVPMHCITQGLGTILEARHLVLLAFGESKAQAVADAVEGPLSAFLPGSAIQLHAHATVVVDEAAASKLKLADYYRYTFANKPAWQGI; from the coding sequence ATGGCTGAAGTCGTCATCGTCGAGAACAAGGCGGCCGCTGGTGCACTGGTCGCGGAGGAGATCGCCGCGCTGATCGCCGCGCGTCCGGATGCCGTGCTGGGGCTTGCGACGGGGTCCACGCCGCTGCCGGTCTACGAGGCGCTGAAGAGCCGTCTCGCCGGGGTCGACGTCTCGCAGGTTCGGGGCTTCGCACTCGACGAGTACGTCGGTCTCGACCCTGCGCACCCCGAGAGCTACCGGTCGGTCATCACCCGCGAGGTCGTCGAGCCGCTCGGACTCGATCCTCGGCGCATCCACGTGCCCAACGGCGCATCCGACGGAATCGAGCACGCGGGGCCCGACTATGAGGCAGCGATCGCGGCGGCGGGCGGAGTCGACCTGCAGATCCTCGGCATCGGCACCGACGGCCACATCGGCTTCAACGAGCCGGGATCGTCGTTCGCCTCCCGGACGCGGGTCAAGACGCTCACTCAGCAGACGCGCGAGGACAACGCCCGTTTCTTCGACTCGATCGACGACGTCCCGATGCACTGCATCACCCAGGGCCTCGGCACGATCCTCGAGGCGCGGCATCTCGTGCTGCTCGCGTTCGGCGAGAGCAAGGCCCAGGCCGTTGCGGATGCCGTGGAGGGGCCGCTGTCCGCCTTCCTGCCCGGCTCGGCGATCCAGTTGCACGCGCACGCGACGGTCGTGGTCGACGAAGCGGCGGCCTCGAAGCTGAAGCTGGCGGACTACTACCGCTACACGTTCGCGAACAAGCCGGCCTGGCAGGGGATCTGA
- a CDS encoding FAD-binding oxidoreductase — protein sequence MSALAALRAALGEIVDVSEASLEAARADRSGHAAPGRPIAVVHAETVEHVQQTMRIATETRTSVVIRGAGTGLAGAANAGEGEIVLSTRRMTRILEIRADDLLAVVEPGILNADLNAALAPYGVWWAPDPASRDISTVGGNIATGAGGLLCAKYGVVRDAVLGIDLVLADGRLLRLGHRTVKGVTGLDLTSLVIGSEGTLGAVVGATLKLRRLTPGTTCTIAAVFPDARAGAMASAAVTASGIQPAIMELMDAAALAAVHDLLGLPAPAPGSSQLTIQTDGPAARDEADRIAQVLTAHGGAVALSDDPAEGERLLAIRRSMHAAMAALGTTLIEDVSVPRSALPTMFDEIARIEREYGMTIPTVVHAGDGNLHPNFIFDGPEVPAQVWQAADELFRAAIRLGGTLTGEHGIGTLKSRWLAAELGEDQWRLQRDITRVFDPAGILNPGKVFTAP from the coding sequence CGCCGTCGTCCACGCCGAGACCGTCGAGCACGTCCAGCAGACGATGCGCATCGCGACGGAGACCCGTACGTCTGTGGTCATCCGCGGCGCAGGCACCGGACTCGCCGGAGCGGCGAACGCGGGCGAGGGCGAGATCGTGCTTTCGACACGGCGCATGACCCGCATCCTCGAGATCAGGGCGGATGATCTGCTCGCCGTGGTCGAACCGGGAATCCTCAACGCCGACCTCAACGCGGCGCTCGCGCCGTACGGCGTCTGGTGGGCACCGGATCCCGCAAGTCGCGACATCTCGACCGTCGGCGGCAACATCGCGACCGGCGCCGGCGGGCTGCTGTGCGCGAAGTACGGCGTCGTGCGGGATGCCGTCCTCGGGATCGATCTCGTGCTCGCCGACGGCCGCCTGCTGCGCCTCGGTCACCGCACCGTCAAGGGCGTGACGGGGCTCGATCTCACGTCGCTCGTGATCGGTTCCGAGGGCACCCTCGGCGCCGTCGTCGGCGCCACGCTGAAGCTTCGCCGACTCACCCCCGGCACGACCTGCACGATCGCGGCCGTCTTCCCCGACGCCCGTGCCGGGGCGATGGCATCCGCTGCGGTCACCGCCTCCGGCATCCAGCCCGCCATCATGGAGCTGATGGATGCCGCGGCCCTCGCCGCCGTGCACGACCTGCTCGGACTCCCCGCTCCGGCACCCGGGTCTTCGCAGTTGACCATCCAGACCGACGGCCCCGCCGCGCGGGACGAGGCCGACCGCATCGCGCAGGTGCTCACCGCCCACGGCGGCGCAGTCGCTCTCTCCGACGACCCGGCCGAGGGCGAGCGTCTGCTGGCGATCCGCCGCTCGATGCACGCCGCGATGGCGGCGCTCGGCACGACGCTCATCGAAGACGTGTCGGTGCCGCGCAGTGCGCTCCCGACCATGTTCGACGAGATCGCACGCATCGAACGCGAGTACGGGATGACGATCCCGACCGTGGTGCACGCCGGCGACGGCAATCTGCATCCGAACTTCATCTTCGACGGTCCAGAAGTCCCCGCGCAGGTCTGGCAGGCGGCCGATGAGCTGTTCCGCGCAGCGATCCGCCTCGGCGGCACCCTCACGGGAGAACACGGCATCGGCACGCTGAAGAGCCGCTGGCTCGCTGCGGAGCTCGGCGAGGACCAGTGGCGGCTGCAGCGCGACATCACGCGCGTGTTCGACCCCGCCGGCATCCTCAACCCCGGAAAGGTGTTCACGGCGCCATGA